In Glycine max cultivar Williams 82 chromosome 15, Glycine_max_v4.0, whole genome shotgun sequence, the DNA window AATATGGGCAAACGCCAATTATATGCTAGGACTACCAGCAATCAAAGCCCACCCGTATTTTGCTTTTCAATAGAAGTATCACATTTCGGGATGATAATCATATCCCCATGACATTATATATGGTGGTTTTTCaattacttatattttcttttttgcttaacAACATTACAATATATGACAATACTTGGAGACTAATCTTGGAATAATTAATACTACCTATAGTgtgttttataagaaataagttaTAGTGTATATTACTCTAtaacttatttcttataaaaaggagTAGATAGTATATAACCTTGAATGTTTAagcaaataaaaggaaaaacttGTATgcaatttctctattttttgaacaaatttatattgcatatattattttaccCACCATCTAAAATTTCTAAATCGGCCAAATGAATATAAGGCTAAAATGATTGGTTTGTTGATAACAACCATAACAAGAATTCTAATTACAAGTTCGTTTAGCACAAGTTGTGTTCTGAATAGAGATTATCACGTCTCACCACACTAAATATAGGGTAAAGTCCACGTAACATGAAACAATAACACAATCAAACGTTTCTTCACCTTTGTTTCCTTCCACCAAGCTCTTGTCTTCCTCTGGATATTGTGTaacctttcttcttcttgtctTTTCTTCATCCCTCTTACAATAATATATCTTGTTTAATTTTCCTCCCTTTCTGCTCCTCCAAACCCCTCTTCCCCTAGCTAGCTCAAATCCAATGGGAGATCACCCACGTTCTCAACCATTGGATTTGCACCACCtctttaagattaaaaataaatcctTGAAAGACGTTAGCAAGGCTTACAAATCGCTTGTATCCAAAAGACACCACCATGACAAGAAAAACCCCGAGGTAATCTTAAATCTTTGCAATGTGCATGCATGCTAGCTCCTCAACTTAATTTTGTCAATCAAACAACACATAACATtgctatatatatagttttgagTTAATGAAACTCACCATCAGAcaaattaaaggaaaataaatcaTATGCATTCATATAAAGTTACAATATGCGTGATGTTATGAGATATTATTCTCATGATCTTTTATGCATGCAGGAGCCAATAACACCCCCAAGGTTTGaggaaaatgataataaaagagTGGATGAAGACATTTGGAGTCCTAAATTTTTGTCAAGGGCTGCAAGTAGAAGATCTAAAACACCAACACTAAAATCAAGGCCTATGTCAAGGCATGGAAGCAGGCGATGCACAACACCAACCTCTCTATCAAGAAGTTCTTCTAGTTCTGGTCGAAGGAGTGCCACCGAAATTGCTGCATCATCTCTCAAAAGGATTATGAGCAGAAGGGGTTCCCCGGCTTCTTTGTCAAGTAAGTTGAACATCTCTGAACCTAAGTTAACCAACCATGTAGCGTCTCCAACAaaagatgcagatgcatgcttAAAGACCACCCGAAAGCCTGAATACATCCCTGCAGTCTCTCTGTCAAGCAATCTGAGTTGTAGGTTAACAACACCTATCATATTTTCACAGACAACAGCTAGAAGGAAACCCCCAGAAGTTGAGAGAAAGCTGCATTGCACGCTCGAGAATTTATGCTTTGGAtgcataaaaaagattaaagttACTAGAGATGTCATCAAATATCCCGGGTATGTTTCTGTCAAGTGATCTTATAGATGAATATTTTGTGTTGCTCTGTAGCATGCTAGTGTACATAGGGTGTAGAAATTCAATGTTCTTTGAAGTGCTATCTGCTTAGAAGAGCATTACTAACTTAAAATTTTTCAACAGGGTAATTATCCAAGAAGAGGAGATTTTGAAAATTGAGGTGAAGCCGGGATGGAGAAAAGGAACAAAGATTACATTTGAAGGAGTAGGTGATGAGAAACCTGGATACCTCCCTTCTGATATAGTATTCTTGATTGATGAAAAAAAGCACCCTTTGTTTAGGAGAGAAGGCAATGATTTGGAAATATGTGTTGAGATTCCTCTAGTAGATGCACTAACAGGCTGCTTCATATCAATCCCTCTATTAGGAGGGGAGAATATGGGTTTGTCATTCGAGAATAATGTCATATACCCAGGATATGAGAAGGTTATCAAAGGTCAAGGAATGCCAAACCCCAAAAATAACGGGATAAGAGGTGATCTTCATGTCAAATTCTTCATTGAATTCCCCACAGAATTAAGTGAAGAACAACGGAAAGAAGCTGCTAGTATCCTGCAAGATTGTTGCTAATGACCATAGTTGTATGCAGATGCACAAATTTGCCAAGACAGAGGACAAAGAGGTATTTTAttatcagttaaaaaaaaatttgatatcatGCATGCATAGTCAGTCCTATCCAGCCCAACATCACCAATAGTACTGAAGCACAACAATAATGGATGCATTTCGTGCCGCGAGAATGGATTTCGTGCACTTGAGCTTCCATATGGGGAAGGTCAGGGCTGTTGAAAAAGAAAGGGAACTTCCATCAGTGCTCCCTTGATGTTGTCTTCGACAAATGGAAGATCTTTGGATTGCTTTCTTCCAGACCGAATATGTATCTTGTCAACTTGCCTAGCTACAAGCACAGTTTGCACCATTCAAGGCCAAAGCCGGGATACAGAATGCAACATCTACATTATTATCACTAGGTTACCGACTCGTAGGAGTACATAACTGTTACTTGACCAAATATTTGAGATCAGTGTCTCCAAAGATATAATTTATGTATCTATCTATAACAATAGTCATCAAATGTAACAACTTTTCACCAGGTCTCTGTTACTTCAGCTTCTGCTATAAACTACTATGAGCAAATATccattttcctcttttcaaccaAACAAGACAAGAGAACGAGAAAAATTAAAGTGGAAGTAATAGCAATTAGCAACCTTTTTATATCGGCTGTAATAATA includes these proteins:
- the LOC100799984 gene encoding chaperone protein DnaJ, translating into MGDHPRSQPLDLHHLFKIKNKSLKDVSKAYKSLVSKRHHHDKKNPEEPITPPRFEENDNKRVDEDIWSPKFLSRAASRRSKTPTLKSRPMSRHGSRRCTTPTSLSRSSSSSGRRSATEIAASSLKRIMSRRGSPASLSSKLNISEPKLTNHVASPTKDADACLKTTRKPEYIPAVSLSSNLSCRLTTPIIFSQTTARRKPPEVERKLHCTLENLCFGCIKKIKVTRDVIKYPGVIIQEEEILKIEVKPGWRKGTKITFEGVGDEKPGYLPSDIVFLIDEKKHPLFRREGNDLEICVEIPLVDALTGCFISIPLLGGENMGLSFENNVIYPGYEKVIKGQGMPNPKNNGIRGDLHVKFFIEFPTELSEEQRKEAASILQDCC